Proteins encoded within one genomic window of Felis catus isolate Fca126 chromosome C1, F.catus_Fca126_mat1.0, whole genome shotgun sequence:
- the LOC123378910 gene encoding small proline-rich protein 2G-like, whose protein sequence is MSYQQQQCKQPCQPPPVCPEPCPPPKCPDPCPPPPCPPVKCPPPPCQQKCPPVQPCPPCQQKCPPKSK, encoded by the coding sequence ATGTCCTATCAACAGCAGCAGTGCAAGCAGCCCTGCCAGCCACCTCCTGTGTGCCCTGAGCCTTGCCCACCCCCAAAGTGTCCAGATCCATGtccccctcctccatgcccaccTGTGAAgtgcccacctccaccctgccAGCAGAAGTGCCCTCCTGTGCAACCGTGCCCCCCCTGCCAACAGAAGTGCCCACCCAAGAGCAAGTAA